A DNA window from Caretta caretta isolate rCarCar2 chromosome 7, rCarCar1.hap1, whole genome shotgun sequence contains the following coding sequences:
- the LOC125639790 gene encoding lipase member M-like produces MWLFITVAYLFQGTVSSEKLIRMKRDHVYPEAYMNISELITYRGYPSEEYEVVTEDGYILSVNRIPYGIENQGNTAVKPAVFLQHGLLGDASNWVTNLANNSLGFILADAGYDVWMGNSRGNTWSRRHLNLSIEQDEFWSFSFDEMAKFDLPAVLNFIMQKTGQEQLYYVGYSQGATIAFITFSTMPQLAKRIKLYFALAPVTTVKYARSPAVKLLYLPEKFLRVLLGRRELFHQSEWLRKLVVSFCGRSIFAKLCGNVFFVLGGYNVNNINMSRVNVYVARAPAGTSVQNIIHWSQILNSGEFQAYNWRSQTKNMAKFGQATPPLYKIKDMTVPTAIWTGGQDLLADLKDVNILLPQIINLVHYKNIPEWAHLDFFWGLDAPLRMYSEIIDLMEKHP; encoded by the exons ATGTGGCTATTCATTACAGTGGCATATTTGTTCCAAGGAACTGTATCTTCAGAGAAACTCATAAGAATGAAGAGAGATCATGTGTATCCTGAAGCATATATGAACATT AGCGAGCTCATTACCTATAGAGGGTACCCCAGTGAGGAGTATGAAGTGGTGACAGAAGATGGCTATATCCTTAGCGTTAACAGAATCCCTTATGGAATAGAAAATCAGGGGAATACGG ctgtAAAGCCTGCTGTGTTTCTCCAACATGGATTACTAGGAGATGCTAGCAACTGGGTCACAAACCTGGCCAATAACAGCCTGGGCTTCATACTAGCAGATGCTGGCTATGATGTTTGGATGGGAAACAGCAGAGGGAACACCTGGTCTAGAAGACACCTGAATCTTTCTATTGAGCAAGATGAGTTCTGGTCTTTCAG TTTTGATGAGATGGCGAAGTTTGACCTTCCAGCAGTGctaaactttattatgcagaaaaCTGGACAAGAGCAGTTGTATTATGTTGGCTATTCACAGGGTGCCACTATAG ctttcattacaTTTTCAACAATGCCCCAGCTGGCTAAAAGAATCAAACTGTATTTTGCCTTAGCCCCTGTAACTACAGTTAAATATGCCAGAAGCCCTGCAGTAAAACTCCTGTATCTTCCTGAAAAGTTTCTCAGG GTCTTGCTTGGCAGAAGGGAATTATTTCACCAAAGTGAATGGCTGAGAAAGCTAGTTGTTTCCTTTTGTGGCCGCAGCATTTTTGCTAAGCTTTGTGGAAATGTCTTCTTCGTTCTGGGAGGCTACAATGTGAATAACATAAATATG AGTCGTGTTAATGTATATGTAGCCCGAGCCCCAGCAGGAACATCTGTGCAAAATATAATCCACTGGAGCCAG ATACTTAATTCAGGGGAATTCCAAGCTTATAACTGGCGCAGTCAAACCAAGAATATGGCAAAATTTGGTCAG GCCACCCCTCCTTTATACAAGATAAAAGATATGACAGTGCCAACTGCAATATGGACTGGTGGACAAGACTTGCTTGCAGACTTAAAGGATGTTAATATTTTACTTCCTCAAATTATTAATCTTGTTCATTACAAAAACATTCCTGAATGGGCACATCTGGATTTCTTCTGGGGGCTGGATGCACCGCTGCGCATGTACAGTGAAATCATTGACCTAATGGAGAAGCATCCATAA